The Helicobacter sp. MIT 05-5293 nucleotide sequence ACATTTCTAGCTCTCTGACTTGGACATTGAGGATTAGACCCACATCTCTTACGGCTGCTACCAAAAAATCCTCCATATTAGTGTGATATAGTTCTGCAATATCTTTGCGAAAGGTAATATCGCAATCCACATAAAGGACTTTTTCAAAAGTTTGAAAGATTTGGGGAATGAAAAGGCGATAGTATGCTTCGATTGTCAAGTAATAGTTGAGAGTAAATAAACTCGTGTCGTATGAAGCAAGTTTGGGTTTGATGTCGATAAAATAAATGCTTAGATTTGTATTTTGCATTGAGTGCAGGGCTAATTTGGTAGATTCTGTAATATCTGTCTCTAGGACGAAAATATCATAATGATATATCGGATTGATATGTTCTTTAATGGATTGGACAGCGACACTTAAATATTTGGCATAATTTTCATCGCTTGCAAAGATGATAGGGATATGATTAACGCGAGCAAGTTTTCCTAATTCATCAAGATTTAAGATTGTGTTGTGTTGTGTTGTGTTGTGTTGTGTTGTGTTGTGTTGTGTTGTGTTGTGTTGTGTTGTGTCATTATAATCTCCAAAAGATATATTATAGCAGAAAGCGACTAAGGATAGAATAAAACAAAACGAGAGAAGTAAATTTAAAAGATGAGCATTTATTCAAAGGGATTGTAGAATCCCTTTGAACTTTTAATTATGATTTCGCGTCTTCAACGATATTAATAATCGTATTTGCCACGCGGCGAGCAGTTTTGTCCAAAAACTCTGCAGGAGAAGTAAAGCCAACGCATGAGCAGTTGATTTCGCCCAAGACATATTTGTCTTTACCATTTGCATCAGTATCAAGGATAAAGTCTGCAGTCCAAATAAGTGGCAAGTCATAATTGCCAAGCTTGCTCTTAATCTCGGGCAAGTTGCTAAGGAAATATCCCACAAGCTCGCTCCATTGCTCGGGTTTGTCATAGCGATATTTCGCACCGCTAAAGAGTGTTGCAGAAAACGCGTCTGCGCCCTCGGCAGGTTTTTTATGCACAACATAAATAGGGTCTTTATAAAGCATAAGGATTCGAATCTCACCTTCTTTAATGCGGGGCAAGAATGTCATATCGACAAGCATTCCATTGTCGCCCTTGAGGTATTTTTCGCAAAAATCCATAAACTCGCCGAGTTTGCGCTCTTCAACATGGTTATCAACCGCTTCGGTGCAGCGAATCTCCGCATCAAGAGGCAATTCACTCACGCCTTTATATTTATTTGGGTCTTTGATTTGCACACGCCAAATCCCTTCACCAGTGCTACCGCGATTTTGTTTCAAAACACGCTCACCTTTTGCAAGGGTTTTGGGGAAGTTTTTCTTAAAGTCATGCTCGCCGCCTGCTTCCCATTTGACGCCGATTCTTTGTGCTTCTGCGGGGTCATAATATGCCAAAGTATCAGTTGGGACAAGCTCGGTATTGCGCAATTTGGTAAGCGCGTCTTTTGCACCATAGCCAATCATCGCATCAGGGTGTGGCATACCAATCACGCCATCAGCGCAAAGTTTGCGCAATACATCAAAATAGAGTTTTTCCTCTTTAAGGTTACCCGGATTCACACGCGAAACATACGCGTCTGCACCCTTTTTGACATATTCGTAAATCTCGTTTTTCTTCGCGTCATCACGCAAAATCTCATCGGTAAAAAACACGACTTCTGCTGTCCAGCCAAGCTTTTTAAGGTAATCCATCATTGGCACGGTGTCTTTTCTATGCCCGTCTTTACCTTTGTCGCTTCCGCCCACTGCCTCAAAAAACACAACATGTTTTTTCATAACAAACCTCCTATTAAATTTGAAATTCCCTTAAATCATAATCTTTATTTTTTAAAAGCAAAATAAATTTTTACATAATCCTTTAAGATTTGTATGATAAATTAGCTTTTTACTCAATTTTGCAGATTCTAAAAATATTAAAATTTATTTTTGTAACTCATGCAAATATCAAAGGAGAATCTGGCATATTTTATTGATTTGTCAGCGTTTCTTTTTATGTTTTACGATATATTTAATTTAATAAAATTTAATCTTGAATAAATACTACAATTAAGGAACGCACGATGAAAACTAGCAATTTATCAAGCTTCATTTTTAAAGCAATCTGTGGCTTAAGCTTGATGTTTTCTCTGACACAAGCCCAAACTCCAAAAGTCTATCAAGCCCAAGAAATCCCCGAAGTTGATGAAAAACTGATTGAAAATCTCTTGCCGCGTTTGATTCATGGATTCCAATGTGAGCAAATGAGGTCTATCTCGCATTTTGACCCAAGTGTGCTTTGGGTGAAAGATAATGATAAGATTGATGCACAAAAAGTTTCTAAAAAGATACATTATATCCGTTTTGCAGGGAAGATACTTAATGGCGGCATATTAGATTCTAAATTTCAAGCCTTTATCAGCCCCGATAGAGAGTTTATGTATTTTTTAAAGGCTAGTGATTTGGTGGTGCAAAATATTTGCGATAAGCAGCAATTTGCCTTGAGCAATTATGATAAAGAAAGCGATGCGTTTCATCTCAAACTCCGCAACAAACCCGCCAAAGAAGTCGCTATCGTGCTAAATGTGGCAGATTCTATGAAAGACTATGTGCTTGCTTTTAAGGAAATTGCACCTTTTATGGCTAGGCATATTTTCAAAGATGAGCTTGGAGCGGCTTATGCCAAAATCACGCTTGTAAGCTTTAGTTCCTATGATGTCAAGGATTTTGGCGATGTAATTGATGAGCAAGATTTTATAGCAAATGTAAAAACCTTGCAGACCAAAAAAAGCCCGAGCAAAATGGTGAATTATGCGCTTATCCAAGCGATGAGCCACTTTACCAAAGATAATGGCTTGAAAAAGGAAATTTACCTCATCACCGATAGTGCGCAGAGTGATAAATATAATACTGATAGAATGCTCAAACTCACAAAGAATCTCAATGATAATATCGTTTATAACAGCAAAGGTTCTAAGGATAATTGGGTGAAGATTCACACTTTTTCTTTGAAGCAAAATGCGACATTTTTGCGTGATTTAGCCAAAGAAACAGGCGGGGATTTTTATGCACCTAATGGCATTTATGAGTTTAAAAAGGCACTTTTAAAGCTTAGCAATGATGGCAAAGATGTCGATCCTTCTGAAATGAAAAGCGAGATTATCCCTAGTAAAACACATAAAATCTATGACCCGGATAATCCCGATGA carries:
- a CDS encoding glycosyltransferase family 8 protein, with translation MNAHLLNLLLSFCFILSLVAFCYNISFGDYNDTTQHNTTQHNTTQHNTTQHNTILNLDELGKLARVNHIPIIFASDENYAKYLSVAVQSIKEHINPIYHYDIFVLETDITESTKLALHSMQNTNLSIYFIDIKPKLASYDTSLFTLNYYLTIEAYYRLFIPQIFQTFEKVLYVDCDITFRKDIAELYHTNMEDFLVAAVRDVGLILNVQVRELEMYRAYIYETLQLSNVSDYFNSGLMLFNLRLMREVNLDLLQLGIGLLQKGIKTLYSDQSILNYIFKDKVKYLPHNWNHLIWHTEIDIPTWKERLANTPYYEFICAYEEASKDPYTLHYKPWNKLDIAYGYEFWRYARLCPLYEIILHDHITHKLSLTIKEYSYLPIYKAKLKRYRILNALTFGKFRKFQNRKNELKQKISNMEK
- a CDS encoding Cj0069 family protein, coding for MKKHVVFFEAVGGSDKGKDGHRKDTVPMMDYLKKLGWTAEVVFFTDEILRDDAKKNEIYEYVKKGADAYVSRVNPGNLKEEKLYFDVLRKLCADGVIGMPHPDAMIGYGAKDALTKLRNTELVPTDTLAYYDPAEAQRIGVKWEAGGEHDFKKNFPKTLAKGERVLKQNRGSTGEGIWRVQIKDPNKYKGVSELPLDAEIRCTEAVDNHVEERKLGEFMDFCEKYLKGDNGMLVDMTFLPRIKEGEIRILMLYKDPIYVVHKKPAEGADAFSATLFSGAKYRYDKPEQWSELVGYFLSNLPEIKSKLGNYDLPLIWTADFILDTDANGKDKYVLGEINCSCVGFTSPAEFLDKTARRVANTIINIVEDAKS